From a region of the Coffea arabica cultivar ET-39 chromosome 3e, Coffea Arabica ET-39 HiFi, whole genome shotgun sequence genome:
- the LOC140038461 gene encoding uncharacterized protein, with translation MSTHPESSDRPATTSPTDLTNLGAQLREVLNRFNELSVGMMAQRRVIDQLVASGASDEQHEPLPPGQSGPQPIFLPYTQTFVTSQVINPPEEAFTYSTHGPQPAYVPHIQTNPPHVQIPQNYPPITMSMPFEPRGPYYYPTAEPFTLDTAAQGKIEAGESSAPVDKNLLKRLDRFEDFIRKSQGLNKQGGLDYNELCLFPDMQLPMGFKTPKFSKYDGTGNPKTHLRMFANKLGKPIDDENLPVRLFPESLEGDALDWFSNLKPEDMRSWMDLSTAFMRQYEYNCELAPTRATLEGTKRKPPEDHKTYAKRWRKLAAKVEPPMAENEIAGKIINVSTLKMQLEALQGQNDSGKKSQSKGKEEETAFVGNQGPSARPRFSNRLAYSSPYPYYPNFRPIHHTTINHSRPRPNYPNVLTPPFQNPQPSLQTRPRPPFNPRPIPPPSPNYYYQQTSDTQNSTSNRTFTNLGRPVDQLYEQLKAVGKIGVIPPKIYSNRFPSDYDPQAVCAYHSGAPGHSTNDCRALKHKIQDMIEVGEIVLRKKGEQGQSISTNSFPEHKDAFEASNPNEEI, from the exons atgagtacccaTCCAGAATCATCTGATAGGCCCGCAACTACATCACCGACTGACCTGACAAATCTGGGAGCTCAATTGCGTGAAGTTCTAAACCGATTTAATGAGCTGAGCGTTGGAATGATGGCCCAACGGCGAGTAATCGATCAATTGGTAGCTAGTGGTGCTAGCGATGAACAACATGAGCCCTTACCTCCTGGCCAATCTGGACCTCAACCCATATTTTTACCTTATACTCAAACCTTTGTTACTTCACAAGTCATAAACCCCCCTGAGGAAGCCTTTACTTATTCCACTCATGGCCCGCAACCTGCTTATGTACCTcacatccaaacaaaccctcCTCATGTCCAAATTCCCCAAAATTATCCGCCAATTACTATGAGCATGCCATTCGAACCACGGGGACCTTATTATTACCCCACCGCTGAGCCGTTCACCCTAGATACCGCTGCTCAAGGGAAAATTGAAGCCGGGGAGTCATCCGCACCAGTGGATAAGAATTTGCTAAAGCGATTGGATCGGTTTGAGGATTTCATAAGGAAAAGCCAAGGCTTGAACAAACAAGGAGGGTTGGACTACAACGAGCTGTGCCTATTTCCGGATATGCAATTGCCCATGGGTTTCAAAACACCCAAGTTTAGCAAGTATGATGGAACGGGCAACCCCAAGACGCACCTCCgaatgtttgccaacaagttgggcaagCCAATAGATGACGAGAATCTACCAGTTCGTTTGTTTCCTGAAAGCTTAGAAGGTGACGCGTTGGATTGGTTTTCTAATTTGAAGCCTGAGGATATGAGATCTTGGATGGATTTGTCAACTGCTTTTATGAGGCAATACGAATACAATTGCGAGCTCGCTCCAACGAGGGCCACACTTGAGGGGACTAAAAGAAAACCACCTGAGGACCACAAGACGTACgcgaagagatggaggaaattggCCGCCAAGGTGGAGCCTCCTATGGCTGAAAACGAGATT GCCGGAAAAATTATTAATGTGTCAACATTGAAGATGCAACTAGAGGCTCTGCAAGGCCAGAATGACAGTGGGAAAAAATCCCAATCTaagggaaaagaagaggaaactgcttttgttggGAATCAGGGCCCCTCGGCCAGACCTAGATTTTCAAACCGCCTTGCTTATTCATCACCCTATCCATACTACCCAAACTTCCGTCCTATCCATCATACCACTATTAACCATTCTCGACCTCGACCAAATTATCCAAATGTACTCACACCACCctttcaaaatcctcaaccaAGTCTCCAAACTAGACCTCGCCCTCCTTTTAACCCAAGACCTATTCCACCCCCTAGCCCAAATTACTACTACCAACAAACCAGTGACACCCAAAATTCAACATCAAACCGAACCTTCACCAATCTAGGTCGGCCTGTTGACCAATTATATGAGCAATTGAAAGCTGTTGGGAAAATTGGTGTTATACCTCCTAAAATCTATTCCAATCGCTTTCCTTCTGACTATGACCCTCAAGCGGTCTGCGCTTATCATTCTGGGGCTCCCGGGCATTCCACCAACGATTGTCGGGCATTGAAACATAAAATCCAGGATATGATCGAAGTCGgagaaatagtgctaaggaaaaAGGGTGAACAGGGACAGAGCATAAGTACAAATTCCTTTCCCGAACACAAGGacgcctttgaggcatccaaccccaatgaagaaatttga